In Aquimarina spinulae, a single window of DNA contains:
- a CDS encoding type IX secretion system membrane protein PorP/SprF, whose protein sequence is MKKIKIIVVTAFLSITFFASYAQQDAQYTQYMYNTISVNPAYAGSRGVLSIMGLHRSQWVGLDGAPRTQTLTFNTPIGGNERVGLGLSIVNDQIGPTDETYFDIDFSYTIPTSETGKLSLGIKAGGHLLNVDFQKLSQFNTNDALFESNIDNKFSPNVGVGVYYHTNKFYVGLSAPNLLETDHFDESTTTSSSDAVSFLAEERINYYLIAGHVFDLSDDVKFKPAVLSKLVFGAPLQVDISANFLLYDRLTLGAAYRWSAALSGTIGFQISDALMIGFAYDRETTELGQSQFNDGSYEVFLRFELFKKYNRMLTPRFF, encoded by the coding sequence ATGAAAAAAATAAAGATAATAGTTGTGACAGCGTTTTTGAGCATTACGTTTTTTGCCAGTTATGCACAACAAGATGCTCAGTACACTCAGTATATGTATAACACTATAAGTGTAAACCCTGCCTATGCAGGTAGTCGAGGAGTACTAAGTATTATGGGTCTTCATCGTAGTCAATGGGTTGGTTTAGATGGAGCACCCCGAACCCAGACACTTACCTTTAACACTCCTATTGGGGGGAATGAGCGTGTTGGTTTGGGTCTATCTATAGTTAATGATCAGATTGGTCCTACCGATGAGACGTATTTCGATATTGATTTTTCGTATACGATTCCTACTTCAGAGACTGGAAAGTTAAGTTTAGGTATAAAAGCCGGTGGTCATTTACTGAATGTTGATTTTCAAAAACTATCACAATTCAATACTAATGATGCATTGTTTGAGAGTAATATAGACAATAAGTTTAGTCCTAATGTTGGAGTTGGAGTTTATTATCATACCAATAAGTTTTATGTAGGTTTAAGTGCTCCTAATTTATTAGAGACAGATCATTTTGATGAGAGTACTACGACAAGTAGTAGTGATGCTGTTAGTTTTTTGGCAGAGGAGCGTATTAATTATTATTTAATAGCAGGTCATGTTTTTGATTTGAGTGATGATGTTAAGTTTAAGCCAGCAGTTTTGAGTAAATTAGTGTTTGGCGCTCCATTACAGGTAGATATTTCGGCTAATTTTTTATTGTATGATCGTTTAACACTGGGAGCCGCTTATCGATGGAGTGCTGCATTAAGTGGTACTATAGGGTTTCAGATCTCAGATGCATTAATGATTGGTTTTGCTTATGATCGAGAAACCACCGAGTTAGGTCAGAGTCAATTTAATGATGGCAGTTATGAGGTCTTTCTCAGATTCGAACTTTTCAAAAAATACAATAGAATGCTAACACCTCGCTTCTTTTAA